One genomic region from Enterobacter hormaechei ATCC 49162 encodes:
- the leuD gene encoding 3-isopropylmalate dehydratase small subunit — protein sequence MAEKFTQHTGRVVPLDAANVDTDAIIPKQFLQKVTRTGFGAHLFNDWRFLDDKGEVPDPEFVLNFPEYKGASILLARENFGCGSSREHAPWALTDYGFKVVIAPSFADIFYGNSFNNQLLPVTLSDEQVDELFALVQANPGISFEVDLEAEVVKAGDKTYSFSIDAFRRHCMLNGLDSIGLTLQHEDAISAYEKKQPAFMG from the coding sequence ATGGCAGAGAAATTTACCCAACACACGGGCCGGGTTGTCCCGCTGGACGCCGCTAACGTCGATACCGATGCGATCATTCCAAAGCAGTTTTTGCAGAAAGTGACGCGCACGGGTTTTGGTGCACATCTGTTCAACGACTGGCGTTTTCTCGATGATAAAGGCGAAGTTCCTGATCCGGAGTTTGTCCTGAACTTCCCGGAATACAAAGGAGCATCCATTCTGCTGGCACGGGAAAACTTCGGCTGCGGCTCGTCACGTGAACATGCGCCATGGGCATTGACCGACTACGGCTTTAAGGTGGTTATCGCCCCGAGCTTCGCGGATATCTTCTACGGCAACAGCTTCAACAACCAGCTGCTGCCGGTGACGCTGAGTGACGAGCAGGTCGATGAACTGTTTGCGCTGGTACAGGCGAATCCGGGGATTTCGTTTGAGGTGGATCTGGAAGCCGAAGTGGTGAAAGCCGGGGATAAGACCTACAGCTTCAGCATTGATGCTTTCCGCCGCCACTGCATGCTGAACGGTCTGGACAGCATTGGCCTGACGCTCCAGCACGAGGACGCCATCTCCGCCTACGAGAAAAAACAGCCTGCGTTTATGGGCTAA
- a CDS encoding Hok/Gef family protein — MPKRTLLLGLFLICTTLLIFTWMVRDSLCELHFRQEKTELAAVLAYEAKR; from the coding sequence ATGCCAAAACGTACTCTGCTGTTAGGTTTGTTTCTGATCTGTACGACGCTGTTGATCTTCACCTGGATGGTACGCGACTCGCTGTGCGAGCTGCACTTCAGACAGGAGAAAACAGAGCTGGCGGCAGTGTTGGCTTACGAAGCAAAACGTTAG
- a CDS encoding sugar efflux transporter yields MLWLMTMGRRLNGVYAAFMLVAFMMGVAGALQAPTLSLFLSREVGAQPFWVGLFYTVNAIAGILVSLGLAKRSDSQGDRRKLILFCCAMAVGNALLFAFNRHYLTLITCGVLLASLANTAMPQLFALAREYADNSAREVVMFSSVMRAQLSLAWVIGPPLAFMLALNYGFTAMFTIAAGIFAISLALIAFALPSVARVEQTMDKPITQVSGWQDKNVRLLFIASTLMWTCNTMYIIDMPLWISSDLGLPDKLAGILMGTAAGLEIPAMILAGYYVKRLGKRRMMIVAVAAGVLFYAGLILFHSREALLALQLFNAVFIGIVAGIGMLWFQDLMPGRAGSATTLFTNSISTGVILAGVIQGALSQSYGHASVYWVIAAISVVTLMLTCRVKDV; encoded by the coding sequence ATGCTCTGGTTGATGACGATGGGGCGACGCCTGAACGGCGTGTACGCCGCTTTTATGCTGGTGGCCTTCATGATGGGCGTGGCCGGTGCGCTACAGGCGCCGACGCTAAGCCTGTTTCTCAGCCGCGAGGTGGGGGCGCAGCCGTTTTGGGTGGGCCTGTTCTATACCGTCAACGCCATTGCCGGGATCCTCGTCAGCCTGGGGCTGGCGAAACGATCCGACAGCCAGGGCGATCGCCGTAAGCTGATCCTCTTTTGTTGCGCCATGGCCGTGGGCAACGCTCTGCTGTTTGCCTTCAACCGCCATTACCTGACCCTTATCACCTGCGGCGTACTGCTGGCCTCGCTCGCGAATACCGCCATGCCGCAGCTCTTCGCCCTGGCCCGGGAGTACGCCGACAACTCGGCGCGGGAAGTGGTGATGTTCAGCTCGGTGATGCGCGCGCAGCTCTCTCTCGCGTGGGTCATCGGCCCTCCGCTGGCGTTCATGCTGGCGCTGAATTACGGTTTCACCGCCATGTTCACCATCGCTGCGGGGATTTTTGCCATCAGCCTGGCGCTGATAGCCTTTGCGCTGCCATCAGTGGCGCGCGTAGAGCAGACGATGGACAAACCCATCACCCAGGTGAGCGGCTGGCAGGATAAAAACGTTCGCCTGTTGTTTATCGCCTCCACGCTGATGTGGACCTGCAACACCATGTACATCATTGATATGCCGCTGTGGATCAGCAGCGATCTGGGACTGCCGGACAAGCTCGCGGGTATTCTGATGGGCACCGCTGCCGGGCTGGAGATCCCGGCGATGATTCTGGCGGGTTACTACGTCAAACGTCTCGGAAAGCGTCGGATGATGATCGTCGCCGTGGCGGCTGGGGTACTGTTCTACGCGGGGCTGATCCTTTTCCATTCGCGTGAAGCCTTGCTGGCGTTGCAGCTGTTTAACGCGGTGTTTATTGGCATCGTTGCCGGGATCGGCATGCTCTGGTTCCAGGATTTAATGCCGGGGCGCGCAGGCTCCGCGACCACGCTCTTTACCAACAGTATTTCTACCGGGGTGATTCTGGCAGGGGTGATTCAGGGCGCGCTGTCGCAAAGCTATGGCCATGCCTCGGTTTACTGGGTGATTGCAGCGATTTCGGTGGTCACGCTGATGTTGACCTGCCGGGTTAAAGACGTTTGA
- the sgrT gene encoding glucose uptake inhibitor SgrT translates to MKRSTARQFYQQYFSATKGSSWLARQCAEQRLKTLEELMQWDVTKPTSSR, encoded by the coding sequence ATGAAGAGGTCTACCGCACGTCAGTTTTATCAGCAGTACTTTTCAGCGACAAAAGGATCGTCCTGGCTGGCCCGCCAGTGCGCAGAGCAGCGGCTGAAAACGTTAGAAGAACTGATGCAGTGGGACGTTACGAAACCGACCTCTTCTCGCTAA